A genomic stretch from Anopheles nili chromosome X, idAnoNiliSN_F5_01, whole genome shotgun sequence includes:
- the LOC128728732 gene encoding uncharacterized protein LOC128728732: MTRLQVKCLLVLLKISILGAFKVVHFENNSTTYCVISKHILQPRNIDQTALSEECEQQVRVKQEKLSKLYASVGVHVQGTVETIVPVNKILKQFVNAISLIYHSLSYRKELNDLNHLRLRIIISAIEAGRISEALAHYVILRSWSEWQSIVENIYQNPRRHRKHIENLLTFIRALPKRQDRLDYYYFLKKYMVQRKDHESYLGAMVAYDVHKIINAPDGKNFSQQNEYTLWSSMVDGAAGYFKRAFLVGENRFDFIMLDRDFPDLFDMMYPFVFTFSDIDMRKFNTWKMMQVLCNMHRPISKANMFQQAVTLLLERFPWSKHNEYYAPMLAGYLHVCIPKLKQDNKSKQMIEKLQERFSKFKIGANFNTLVKTIGPQIHIMAG; this comes from the coding sequence ATGACACGATTGCAAGTCAAGTGCCTTCTAGTGTTGCTTAAAATCAGTATATTGGGAGCATTCAAAGTCgtacattttgaaaacaattctACTACTTATTGTGTTATATCTAAACACATATTGCAGCCACGAAATATTGACCAGACAGCTTTAAGCGAAGAATGTGAACAACAAGTTCGTGTTAAACAAGAGAAGCTCTCAAAACTATATGCgagtgtcggtgttcatgttcAAGGAACTGTGGAAACAATTGTTCCAGTCAACAAAATACTTAAGCAATTTGTAAATGCTATATCTTTAATCTATCACAGTTTGAGCTACCGTAAGGAGTTAAACGATTTAAACCATCTTCGCTTACGTATAATAATATCAGCAATCGAAGCAGGACGTATATCTGAAGCTTTAGCTCATTACGTTATTTTGCGTTCTTGGAGCGAATGGCAGAGTATAgtagaaaatatttatcagAACCCTCGACGTCATCGGAAACATATAGAGAACTTGCTTACTTTCATTCGAGCTTTACCAAAACGGCAAGACCGacttgattattattattttctcaaaAAGTATATGGTACAGCGGAAGGATCATGAATCATATTTAGGTGCAATGGTTGCGTACGATGTGCATAAGATAATAAACGCCCCTGACGGAAAAAATTTCAGCCAGCAGAATGAGTATACACTATGGTCATCAATGGTTGATGGTGCAGCGGGATACTTCAAGCGTGCTTTTTTGGTTGGCGAAAATCGATTTGACTTTATCATGCTTGATCGTGATTTCCCGGATTTATTTGATATGATGTATCCCTTCGTATTCACTTTCTCAGACATTGATATGCGAAAATTCAACACATGGAAAATGATGCAAGTACTATGCAACATGCATCGTCCTATTTCTAAAGCAAATATGTTCCAACAAGCAGTTACATTATTACTAGAACGATTTCCATGGAGCAAACATAATGAGTATTATGCTCCTATGCTAGCTGGATATTTACATGTTTGTATTCCAAAACTAAAACAAGATAACAAGAGTAAACAAATGATTGAAAAGTTACAAGAACGGTtttctaaatttaaaattggAGCAAACTTTAATACATTGGTAAAAACTATTGGCCCGCAGATTCATATTATGGCTGGATAG